One stretch of Ornithinimicrobium ciconiae DNA includes these proteins:
- the uraD gene encoding 2-oxo-4-hydroxy-4-carboxy-5-ureidoimidazoline decarboxylase, producing the protein MTTALDHLNTMPEEAARARVEAALDIPRWAQEVVAGRPYADSHQLQTAARTAARTITDAELTRALARHPRIGERADAARHDAAHSEREQGRIDRSDERLAEQLRDGNLAYEQRFGRVFIIRAAGRDGHEVLDQLEVRLTHTDEQDRAETIEQLLQIALLRLEETD; encoded by the coding sequence GTGACGACCGCGCTGGACCACCTCAACACGATGCCCGAGGAGGCCGCCCGGGCCAGGGTGGAGGCCGCCCTGGACATCCCCCGGTGGGCGCAGGAGGTCGTGGCCGGGAGACCGTATGCCGACTCGCACCAGCTGCAGACCGCCGCGCGGACCGCGGCGCGCACCATCACCGACGCCGAACTCACCCGGGCGCTGGCCCGCCACCCCCGCATCGGCGAGCGCGCGGACGCCGCCCGCCACGACGCCGCGCACTCCGAGCGGGAGCAGGGTCGAATCGACCGGTCCGACGAGCGGTTGGCCGAGCAGCTGCGGGACGGCAACCTGGCCTATGAGCAGCGCTTTGGTCGGGTCTTCATCATCCGTGCGGCGGGCCGGGACGGGCACGAGGTCCTCGACCAGCTGGAGGTCCGTCTCACCCACACCGACGAGCAAGACCGCGCGGAGACGATCGAGCAGCTCCTGCAGATCGCGCTGCTGCGCCTTGAGGAGACCGACTGA
- the uraH gene encoding hydroxyisourate hydrolase, giving the protein MATLSTHVLDTAAGRPAPGVPVTLLDAADAVLAEASTDADGRVGSLGGELTPGTYRLRFGVDGPFYPEIVVAFRIVADEHHHVPLLLSPFGYSTYRGS; this is encoded by the coding sequence ATGGCAACCCTGAGCACCCACGTCCTGGACACCGCTGCCGGTCGACCGGCACCGGGTGTGCCGGTCACCCTGCTCGACGCCGCTGACGCGGTGCTGGCCGAGGCAAGCACCGACGCCGACGGCCGCGTCGGGTCCCTCGGCGGCGAGCTGACCCCCGGCACCTATCGGTTGCGGTTCGGTGTCGACGGACCGTTCTATCCCGAGATCGTGGTCGCCTTCCGGATCGTGGCCGACGAGCACCACCACGTCCCGCTGCTACTCAGCCCCTTCGGCTACTCGACCTACCGTGGCAGCTGA
- the allB gene encoding allantoinase AllB, with amino-acid sequence MAAESPTAAAGTGEPYDLVVHAARAVVGATVRQVTLGIRDGRIRTLDAELAPGAQPDLVLADDEVLLPGLVDTHVHVNEPGRTEWEGFDSATRAAAAGGVTTIIDMPLNSVPPTTTVAGLRAKQEAAQGRVHVDVGFWGGAVPDNLSHLRGLHDAGVMGFKAFLLPSGVEEFAHLDDASLREVLAELAELDALLLVHAEDEAEIDARPLVTRAYADFLATRPPRAEQVAIERLAAAAAQRGARVHVVHVSAAEALTTVREARERGVALTVETCPHYLSLTGAEVADGHTEFKCCPPIRDGANQDLLWAGLADGTIEIIVSDHSPCTSALKCLDTGDFGQAWGGIGSVQLGLAAVWTQARARGHTLVDLVRWMSEGPADLVGLTHKGRLAVGADADLCVLAPEESFTVEATMLHHRNPDTPYAGRTLTGTVRATWLRGIPVDGAVPTGRLLRRGER; translated from the coding sequence GTGGCAGCTGAGAGCCCAACGGCGGCAGCCGGGACGGGCGAGCCCTACGACCTGGTGGTCCACGCCGCCCGGGCCGTGGTCGGGGCCACTGTGCGGCAGGTGACCCTCGGCATACGGGATGGCCGGATCCGCACCCTCGACGCCGAGCTGGCGCCCGGCGCACAGCCTGACCTGGTCCTCGCCGACGACGAGGTCCTGCTGCCCGGGCTGGTCGACACCCATGTCCACGTCAACGAGCCGGGCCGCACCGAGTGGGAGGGCTTTGACTCCGCCACCCGGGCTGCCGCCGCCGGCGGGGTGACGACCATCATCGACATGCCGCTGAACTCGGTGCCGCCCACGACCACCGTGGCCGGCCTGCGGGCCAAGCAGGAGGCGGCGCAGGGACGGGTGCACGTCGATGTGGGCTTCTGGGGCGGCGCGGTGCCCGACAACCTGTCCCACCTGCGGGGCCTGCACGACGCCGGGGTGATGGGGTTCAAGGCGTTCCTGCTCCCCTCGGGGGTCGAGGAGTTTGCCCACCTCGATGACGCCAGCCTGCGCGAGGTGCTCGCCGAGCTGGCCGAGCTCGACGCGCTGCTGCTGGTCCACGCCGAGGACGAAGCCGAGATCGACGCCAGACCACTGGTCACCCGCGCCTACGCCGACTTCCTGGCGACCCGACCGCCGCGCGCCGAGCAGGTCGCCATCGAGCGGCTGGCGGCAGCGGCCGCGCAGCGCGGGGCCCGGGTGCACGTCGTGCACGTCTCCGCCGCCGAGGCGCTGACCACGGTCCGTGAGGCCCGTGAGCGCGGGGTGGCCCTGACGGTGGAGACCTGCCCGCACTATCTGAGCCTGACCGGGGCCGAGGTCGCCGACGGGCACACCGAGTTCAAGTGCTGCCCACCGATCCGCGACGGCGCCAACCAGGACCTGTTGTGGGCTGGGCTCGCCGACGGCACCATCGAGATCATCGTCTCCGACCACTCGCCGTGCACCTCCGCGCTGAAGTGTCTCGACACCGGTGACTTCGGGCAGGCGTGGGGAGGCATCGGGTCCGTCCAGCTCGGGCTGGCGGCCGTGTGGACCCAGGCCAGGGCACGGGGGCACACGCTGGTCGACCTCGTCCGGTGGATGTCCGAGGGTCCGGCCGACCTCGTGGGCCTGACCCACAAGGGCAGGCTGGCGGTCGGCGCCGACGCGGACCTGTGCGTGCTCGCCCCGGAGGAGAGCTTCACCGTCGAGGCGACGATGCTGCACCACCGCAACCCCGACACGCCGTATGCCGGCCGCACCCTGACCGGGACAGTGCGGGCGACCTGGCTGCGCGGCATACCTGTTGACGGAGCCGTGCCAACGGGCCGCCTGCTCCGGAGAGGAGAGCGATGA
- a CDS encoding bifunctional allantoicase/(S)-ureidoglycine aminohydrolase — protein MTYYVPRGGLPGQEELTTDRAVFTDAYVLIPRGTMRDIVTSQLPHWALTRAWVLARPLSGFAETFSQYVVEVSPGGGSDRPDDDAGAQAVLFVVDGTPTLTLEGTDHPLRVGSYAYLPAGARWSLRNESASTATFHWIRKTYVPVEGIETPEALVTHEEDVAPQAMPGTAAWATQRFVDPLDVRHDMHVNIVTFQPGGSIPFPETHVMEHGLYVLEGKGVYLLNTDWIEVQAGDFMWLRAFCPQACYAGGPGPFRYLLYKDVNRHARL, from the coding sequence ATGACCTACTACGTGCCCCGCGGCGGTCTGCCCGGCCAGGAGGAGCTCACCACGGACCGGGCGGTGTTCACTGACGCCTATGTGCTGATACCCCGCGGCACGATGCGCGACATCGTGACCAGCCAGCTCCCGCACTGGGCGCTGACCCGGGCCTGGGTGCTGGCCCGCCCGTTGTCCGGCTTCGCGGAGACCTTCAGCCAGTATGTCGTCGAGGTCAGTCCCGGTGGCGGCAGCGACCGGCCGGACGACGACGCGGGAGCCCAGGCGGTCCTCTTCGTCGTCGACGGGACCCCCACCCTGACCCTGGAGGGCACCGACCACCCCCTGCGGGTCGGCAGCTATGCCTATCTCCCGGCGGGCGCGCGCTGGTCGCTGCGCAACGAGTCCGCGTCCACCGCGACCTTCCACTGGATCCGCAAGACCTATGTCCCCGTCGAGGGGATCGAGACTCCCGAGGCGCTGGTCACCCACGAGGAGGACGTCGCTCCGCAGGCGATGCCGGGCACCGCGGCGTGGGCCACCCAGCGGTTCGTCGACCCCCTCGACGTGCGGCACGACATGCACGTCAACATCGTGACCTTTCAGCCCGGGGGGTCGATCCCGTTCCCGGAGACGCACGTGATGGAGCACGGCCTGTATGTCCTCGAGGGCAAGGGCGTGTATCTGCTCAACACCGACTGGATCGAGGTGCAGGCCGGCGACTTCATGTGGTTGCGCGCGTTCTGCCCGCAGGCCTGCTACGCCGGAGGCCCGGGGCCGTTCCGCTACCTGCTCTACAAGGACGTCAACCGGCACGCCCGGCTGTAG
- a CDS encoding acyltransferase family protein, protein MSAQAQEPSSSREPAARNRLPQAPRHGASMSTGLLERPAIIQRPVEHSAAPPDDGLPRRRRRRGPSEMDPRPGHIRGLDGIRAIAIIGVLIFHFTPTVLPGGFLGVDVFFVLSGFLITTLLLREVARKGRIDLPSFWLRRARRLLPALVTVVVVSIAAARLVGGDLLVNIGRQTLGALTFSTNWVEVAAGASYFHSTSPLLFVNFWSLAVEEQFYLFWPLTLVVVLALTRTAKQRIGVVLALAGASAILMAVLYSPDKDSTRVYYGTDTHLFGLMLGVALAFAWAAPHRAGLHSATWRRVRPVAVLTSLVVLTALMAVLTDSNPWTFRGGILLACLATVVLVAGVLESPSLWRGVMELAPLRYLGERSYGIYLWHWPVLMIVATMFPYAEGTARGYLTLVGALVLTLVLSELSFRLIETPVRKHGFRASFQAVRDAVASSGQGVIPKVVAATAVAVVALAGVAIATAPEKSETQLAIEAAEADLNAPTTHATARASLGGGWLVGTMPEPEGAADNAAVAGPEGPGSSSAADGFRAAVNSFTPDVDSPVAGSPAGAGTDTDTDTDTAQTPQDDTGEDGTAGEEPGSQEEPATPTGETAVPDGWHQDEDGLLVPSSDRITAIGDSLVVTSADGLKWRFPEMNFAAKSNRQWRDANPVLQAALAEGSVRDNVIVHFGTNAGVNEQQLREFLDALGPDRNVVVMNLYGSSTFIPSSNEIIEEVVAGYPNAVVGDWQSTIEAQPSVLQSDRVHPDLDGMHVYAEVVAMAFDELARR, encoded by the coding sequence TTGTCGGCCCAGGCACAGGAGCCCAGCTCCTCGCGCGAGCCCGCTGCCCGCAATCGCCTCCCGCAGGCTCCGCGTCACGGCGCCTCGATGAGCACCGGCCTGCTCGAGCGTCCCGCCATCATCCAGCGGCCCGTCGAGCACTCAGCAGCACCGCCCGATGACGGACTGCCCAGACGCCGGCGCCGGCGCGGCCCCTCGGAGATGGACCCCCGCCCTGGACACATCCGCGGCCTGGATGGCATCCGCGCCATCGCCATCATCGGCGTCCTCATCTTTCACTTCACCCCCACGGTGCTTCCCGGCGGGTTCCTCGGCGTGGACGTCTTCTTCGTCCTCTCCGGCTTCCTGATCACCACCCTGCTGCTGCGCGAGGTCGCCCGCAAGGGACGCATCGACCTGCCGAGCTTCTGGTTGCGACGGGCCCGTCGCCTGCTGCCCGCCCTGGTCACCGTCGTGGTGGTCAGCATCGCCGCGGCCCGGCTGGTCGGCGGAGACCTGCTGGTCAACATCGGCCGGCAGACCCTGGGCGCGCTGACCTTCAGCACCAACTGGGTGGAGGTCGCCGCCGGGGCCAGCTACTTCCACAGCACCTCCCCGCTGCTCTTCGTCAACTTCTGGTCACTGGCCGTCGAGGAGCAGTTCTATCTCTTCTGGCCGCTGACCCTGGTCGTCGTGCTGGCCCTGACCCGCACGGCCAAGCAGCGCATCGGTGTCGTGCTCGCCCTGGCCGGCGCCTCGGCGATCCTCATGGCGGTGCTCTACTCACCGGACAAGGACTCCACCCGCGTCTACTACGGCACCGACACGCACCTGTTCGGCCTGATGCTGGGCGTGGCGCTCGCCTTTGCCTGGGCAGCTCCACACCGGGCCGGCCTGCACTCAGCCACCTGGCGCCGGGTGCGTCCGGTGGCGGTGCTGACCTCGCTGGTCGTGCTCACCGCCCTCATGGCCGTGCTGACCGACAGCAACCCATGGACCTTCCGTGGTGGCATCCTGCTGGCCTGCCTGGCGACCGTGGTCCTGGTCGCCGGCGTGCTGGAGTCCCCGTCCTTGTGGCGCGGGGTGATGGAGCTGGCACCGCTGCGTTATCTCGGGGAGCGGTCCTACGGCATCTATCTGTGGCACTGGCCGGTCCTGATGATCGTCGCCACGATGTTCCCGTATGCCGAGGGCACCGCCCGCGGATATCTCACCCTCGTCGGAGCGCTCGTCCTGACGCTGGTGCTGAGCGAGCTGTCCTTCCGGCTCATCGAGACCCCGGTGCGCAAGCACGGGTTCCGCGCCTCCTTCCAGGCGGTGCGCGACGCGGTGGCCAGCTCCGGCCAGGGCGTGATCCCCAAGGTGGTGGCCGCCACCGCCGTCGCCGTCGTGGCCCTCGCCGGTGTGGCCATCGCCACGGCGCCCGAGAAGTCCGAGACCCAGCTGGCCATCGAGGCGGCTGAGGCCGACCTCAACGCCCCGACCACCCACGCCACCGCCCGCGCATCACTGGGCGGGGGCTGGTTGGTGGGGACGATGCCGGAGCCGGAGGGTGCCGCGGACAACGCTGCGGTCGCCGGCCCCGAGGGTCCCGGGTCCAGCAGTGCCGCTGACGGCTTCCGGGCTGCGGTCAACAGCTTCACTCCCGACGTCGACTCCCCTGTCGCGGGCAGCCCGGCCGGAGCAGGCACCGACACAGACACCGACACGGACACCGCACAGACACCCCAGGACGACACCGGCGAGGACGGCACGGCCGGGGAGGAGCCGGGCTCGCAGGAGGAGCCGGCGACACCGACCGGTGAGACCGCAGTGCCGGACGGCTGGCACCAGGACGAGGACGGGCTCCTCGTGCCGAGCAGCGACCGGATCACCGCCATCGGTGACTCCCTGGTGGTGACCAGCGCCGACGGGCTGAAGTGGCGTTTCCCGGAGATGAACTTCGCCGCCAAGTCCAACCGTCAGTGGAGGGACGCCAACCCGGTGCTGCAGGCCGCCCTGGCCGAGGGCAGCGTGCGGGACAACGTCATCGTCCACTTCGGCACCAACGCCGGGGTCAACGAGCAGCAGCTGCGCGAGTTCCTGGACGCCCTCGGGCCGGACCGCAACGTCGTGGTGATGAACCTCTACGGCTCCAGCACCTTCATCCCCTCCTCCAACGAGATCATCGAGGAGGTCGTCGCTGGCTATCCCAACGCCGTGGTCGGCGACTGGCAGTCCACCATCGAGGCGCAGCCGTCGGTGCTGCAGTCCGACCGGGTCCACCCGGACCTGGACGGCATGCATGTCTATGCCGAGGTCGTCGCGATGGCCTTCGACGAGCTCGCCCGTCGCTGA
- a CDS encoding peptidylprolyl isomerase — translation MNVTLQTTKGDINITLFPDHAPKTVQNFVGLATGDKEYKDDAGRTNPQPFFDGLVFHRVIEGFMIQGGCPLGEGFGGPGYKFDDEIHPDKNFNEPYVLAMANAGKQIGRGTNGSQFFITVGPTPHLMGKHTIFGEVADPESKAVVDAIATSRTGRGDKPVEPIVINKVVVSE, via the coding sequence ATGAATGTGACGCTGCAGACCACCAAGGGCGACATCAACATCACGCTCTTTCCCGACCACGCGCCCAAGACCGTCCAGAACTTCGTCGGCCTCGCCACCGGCGACAAGGAGTACAAGGACGACGCGGGCCGGACAAACCCCCAGCCGTTCTTCGACGGGCTGGTCTTCCACCGGGTCATCGAGGGATTCATGATCCAGGGCGGTTGCCCGCTGGGTGAGGGCTTCGGCGGCCCCGGCTACAAGTTCGACGACGAGATCCACCCGGACAAGAACTTCAACGAGCCCTATGTGCTGGCGATGGCCAACGCGGGCAAGCAGATAGGCCGGGGCACCAACGGCTCGCAGTTTTTCATCACCGTCGGCCCGACCCCGCACCTGATGGGCAAGCACACCATCTTTGGTGAGGTCGCAGACCCCGAGAGCAAGGCCGTCGTCGACGCGATCGCGACCAGCCGCACCGGTCGCGGTGACAAGCCGGTCGAGCCGATCGTGATCAACAAGGTCGTCGTCTCCGAGTGA
- a CDS encoding rhomboid family intramembrane serine protease, which produces MSAPAPPVCPRHPDRPSYVTCQRCDRPACPECQRPAAVGIQCVDCVRAQAKTVRQPTSRFGAPTRGGRPIVTLTLIAICVVVYVGQLVNDRVTVEMMFVPLLAESQPWRFLTAAFAHSPGSVMHILFNMFALWITGQYLEPLLGRVKFLVLYLVSAIGGSVGFLLLAQLPEQLGERSGWTTPTVGASGAVFGLFAAVLVLNRHLGRETGGIIGVFLINGVLGFVLPNIAWQAHLGGAITGAAVALVLAVTAPAGRTTVQTAARRRWFWPAVLGILVGLAAASLWRIAAVDNALLLQFYSL; this is translated from the coding sequence ATGTCGGCCCCCGCCCCGCCGGTCTGTCCCCGCCACCCGGACCGACCGTCATACGTCACGTGCCAGCGGTGTGACCGGCCGGCCTGTCCGGAGTGCCAGCGGCCGGCCGCAGTGGGCATCCAGTGTGTCGACTGTGTCCGGGCGCAGGCCAAGACGGTGCGGCAACCGACCTCACGGTTCGGAGCACCGACGCGGGGCGGGCGCCCGATCGTCACGCTGACCCTGATCGCGATCTGCGTGGTCGTCTATGTCGGCCAGTTGGTCAACGACCGGGTCACCGTGGAGATGATGTTTGTCCCGCTGCTCGCCGAGAGTCAGCCATGGCGCTTCCTCACCGCCGCCTTCGCCCACAGCCCGGGCAGCGTGATGCACATCCTGTTCAACATGTTCGCGCTCTGGATCACCGGGCAGTACCTCGAGCCGTTGCTCGGCCGGGTCAAGTTCCTGGTGCTCTATCTGGTGAGTGCGATCGGCGGGTCGGTCGGCTTCCTGCTGCTCGCCCAGCTGCCCGAGCAGCTCGGCGAGCGGTCCGGGTGGACCACTCCGACCGTGGGTGCCTCCGGCGCGGTCTTCGGGTTGTTTGCCGCGGTGCTGGTCCTCAACCGCCATCTCGGCCGCGAGACCGGCGGGATCATCGGCGTCTTCCTGATCAACGGCGTGCTGGGCTTCGTGCTGCCCAATATCGCCTGGCAGGCACACCTGGGTGGGGCCATCACCGGTGCGGCCGTCGCGCTCGTGCTGGCGGTGACCGCGCCCGCTGGGCGCACCACGGTGCAGACGGCCGCTCGGCGACGCTGGTTCTGGCCCGCGGTGCTCGGCATCCTCGTCGGGCTCGCGGCCGCGTCGCTCTGGCGGATCGCTGCCGTGGACAACGCACTGCTGCTGCAGTTCTACAGTCTCTGA
- a CDS encoding cell division protein CrgA, producing MPKSKGRVRKKPRTDKRPVDVAAPPQVNPPWFVPVMCALMIFGVLYVTVFYVTSGNWPIGSIGYWNLVVGLGAIMAGFMMATRWR from the coding sequence GTGCCCAAGTCCAAGGGACGGGTCCGGAAGAAGCCCCGCACGGACAAGCGCCCGGTCGACGTCGCCGCACCGCCGCAGGTCAACCCGCCGTGGTTCGTGCCTGTGATGTGCGCCCTGATGATCTTCGGTGTGCTCTATGTGACGGTCTTCTATGTGACCAGCGGTAACTGGCCGATCGGCTCGATCGGCTACTGGAACCTCGTGGTCGGTCTCGGGGCCATCATGGCTGGCTTCATGATGGCGACGCGCTGGCGTTAA
- a CDS encoding DUF881 domain-containing protein — protein sequence MTEQRGLWHGLVPVMALVAGLLFGTSAATAGDSPATPETLAGLITERNDLVADLSAQADELRQEIGSSAVLSPSPVREEVEALAPLVGTAAVQGPAVQVVLDDAGYTLATLPDGYTVDDVVVHQQDVQGVINALWAGGAEAMMVQDQRIVSTSAVRCVGNTLYLQGRVYSPPYTITAIGDPQALAAALEDDPTVSNYRAWADILGLGYEMAELDQAELPAFTGTLRPQHAQPLGPRPQPTQEDGPLER from the coding sequence ATGACGGAGCAGCGCGGCCTGTGGCACGGCCTTGTCCCGGTCATGGCGCTGGTCGCCGGCCTGCTGTTCGGCACCTCCGCGGCCACCGCCGGTGACAGTCCGGCCACGCCCGAGACCCTTGCCGGGCTGATCACCGAGCGCAACGACCTGGTCGCCGACCTCTCCGCGCAGGCGGACGAGCTGCGCCAAGAGATCGGGAGCAGCGCCGTGCTCAGTCCCTCCCCGGTGCGGGAGGAGGTCGAGGCGCTCGCGCCGCTGGTGGGGACGGCGGCGGTGCAGGGCCCGGCCGTCCAGGTGGTGCTCGATGATGCCGGCTACACCCTCGCCACGCTGCCGGACGGCTACACGGTCGACGACGTGGTCGTCCACCAGCAGGACGTGCAGGGCGTGATCAACGCGCTCTGGGCCGGCGGGGCCGAGGCGATGATGGTCCAGGACCAGCGCATCGTCTCCACCAGCGCGGTCCGGTGCGTCGGCAACACCCTCTATCTGCAGGGCCGGGTCTACTCCCCGCCCTACACGATCACCGCAATCGGTGACCCGCAGGCGCTGGCCGCCGCCCTGGAGGACGACCCGACGGTGAGCAACTATCGCGCGTGGGCCGACATCCTGGGGCTGGGTTATGAGATGGCCGAGCTGGACCAGGCGGAGCTGCCGGCCTTTACCGGCACCCTGCGGCCCCAGCACGCGCAGCCCCTGGGACCGCGCCCGCAGCCGACCCAGGAGGACGGCCCGCTGGAGCGCTAG
- a CDS encoding IS630 family transposase, with protein sequence MSRTGRPKAPLELTEEERAQLLRWARRRKSSQALALRSRIVLGCAEGLTNKEVAALEKVSAPTVGKWRTRFVEHRLDGLSDEARPGRPPTISAEQIEDVVVATLESTPLNATHWSRAKMAQRSGLSKSTIGRIWRAFDLQPHREDGFKLSNDPLFVEKVYDVVGLYLNPPEAAVVLCVDEKSQVQALARSQPAFPMMPGMPEKRTHDYVRHGTTSLFAAFNTADGTVISSLHRKHRAIEFKKFLAKIDDQVPAELEVHLVCDNYGTHKHPSIKKWLAAHPRFHMHFTPTYSSWLNQVERFFAYVTADLLQRSDHRSVQALEGDIRKWVKAWNEDPKPFIWTKTAEQILDSLGRLLQRTTGAGH encoded by the coding sequence ATGAGTCGTACCGGACGCCCCAAGGCCCCGCTGGAGCTGACCGAGGAGGAGCGTGCACAGCTGCTGCGCTGGGCGCGCAGGCGCAAGTCTTCACAGGCGTTGGCGTTGCGCTCGCGGATCGTGTTGGGGTGCGCCGAGGGGTTGACGAACAAGGAGGTCGCGGCGCTGGAGAAGGTGTCGGCACCGACGGTCGGCAAGTGGCGGACCCGGTTCGTTGAGCACCGGTTGGACGGCCTGTCGGATGAGGCTCGCCCGGGTCGCCCTCCCACCATCAGCGCTGAGCAGATCGAGGACGTCGTGGTGGCCACCCTGGAATCCACGCCGCTCAACGCGACGCACTGGTCGCGGGCGAAGATGGCCCAGCGCAGCGGGCTGTCCAAGTCCACCATCGGGCGGATCTGGCGGGCCTTCGACCTCCAACCACACCGCGAAGACGGGTTCAAACTGTCCAACGACCCGCTGTTCGTGGAGAAGGTCTACGACGTGGTCGGCCTCTACCTGAACCCGCCCGAGGCCGCGGTGGTGCTGTGCGTGGACGAGAAGTCACAGGTGCAGGCCTTGGCCCGGTCTCAACCGGCGTTTCCGATGATGCCCGGTATGCCCGAGAAGCGCACTCACGACTATGTCCGACATGGCACCACGTCCCTGTTCGCGGCGTTCAACACCGCCGATGGCACCGTGATCTCCTCCCTGCACCGCAAGCACCGCGCGATCGAGTTCAAGAAGTTCCTGGCCAAGATCGACGACCAGGTCCCGGCCGAGCTGGAGGTGCACCTGGTCTGTGACAACTACGGCACCCACAAGCACCCCAGCATCAAGAAGTGGCTGGCAGCCCACCCCCGCTTCCACATGCACTTCACCCCGACCTACTCCTCATGGCTGAACCAGGTCGAGCGGTTCTTCGCCTACGTCACTGCCGACCTGCTCCAGCGTTCTGACCACCGCAGCGTCCAGGCCCTCGAGGGCGATATCCGCAAGTGGGTCAAGGCCTGGAACGAAGACCCCAAGCCATTCATCTGGACCAAAACCGCCGAACAGATCCTCGACTCCCTCGGCAGACTTCTACAACGAACTACCGGCGCGGGACACTAG